The proteins below come from a single Chrysoperla carnea chromosome 1, inChrCarn1.1, whole genome shotgun sequence genomic window:
- the LOC123290397 gene encoding uncharacterized protein LOC123290397, translating to MCSRNRAMTDDELIRILEEDIPFDLSEQTDEEDDFEQEEDNNTDHFTDVFERNLDNMFNEDEELDIEMGPAVPSTLQDITNILHECRTWKKIEEDKNIGPYYLPEGIR from the coding sequence ATGTGTTCGAGAAATAGAGCTATGACTGATGATGAGTTAATAAGAATACTTGAAGAAGATATTCCATTCGATTTATCTGAACAAACCGATGAAGAGGATGATTTTGAACAGGAGGAGGATAATAATACTGATCACTTTACGGatgtttttgaaagaaatttagaTAACATGTTTAATGAAGACGAAGAATTAGATATTGAAATGGGACCTGCGGTACCATCTACATTACaagatattacaaatattttacatgaatgcaggacttggaaaaaaattgaagaagataAGAATATTGGTCCTTATTATTTGCCAGAAGGTATACGGTAA